The DNA window AGGCCAAGGGAGTTCCGGTATGAAGACTGTGAGCAATTGTTTATATTTTACAAAATACACCAAGGAACGCAAAATGGCCTTCTCGGACGGGCGGCCTCAGGTGGTGAGCCGGTCGTGGGGGGCCAACGTGATCCCTCTGGACACAGCCTCCCGGTGCCGCACCTGTCTTTAGACGAGGGGCCCTCTTTAGGCGAGGGGCAGACGGGGGCGGAACGACACTGCGCGAGCACGAACGGGCACGAACGAGGAGTCTGGGGATGGATCGGGGCATTTGCGACGGTCGTCATCCCGTCGATTGGGGGCGTTCTTCCTGGTGTCTGTCCTTGCATTTCTCCATCATAGAAACTACGGTGGGCGTACATGTTGTGAACACCCCGTCCTCCTGAAGGCCGCGCTGTCGTGGCGTGGCGGCAGGTGCGGTGCCCGTGCGCACCGCCCTGCGTCTCGGGGGAAGCCCGGTGAAATTCCGGCACTGTCGCGCAACGGTCAAAGTCCGAATGCCCGCTTGAGGAGCGACCCGACACTCAGTCCAGCCGAGATGGCCGGGCTGACCTCAGTGTCCGCCCTACGCGTCATAGGGCTGCGGTCCGCGACGTGGAGTGTATGTTACTGGCTCTGGTGGCCCGCCCCTACCGTAGCGCGGATGCGCTCGCGGTGCCGGCGGCCGGCCCTCTGATCCACTGCACTTCTCTTGCGCTCTGCCGCCTTCGTGACGCGTCCCGGCGTCCGAAGGCTTTTTCTGTGTCTCAGAGCGCGCTGTGTCTTCCCCTGTTCCGCCCTCCGATTGTCCCGTGCGAGGCCCCCGCCGGGAGCCCAACCGTCCCCCTGCAGCCCAGCGCCGGACGTGCAGTCGTCTTCGGGCCTGCCTGTCCGGCGCCGCCCGCCCAAGCAGGGGGGGCCCGCAGACGAAAGGGAGAGGGCGATGCCCTCTCATAGCGCCCCGACTGTGCCGCACGGCGACGCCTTCGGCCTTGGAGCGGAGCCCCTAATTTCCAGTTTTCCTCCCTACCCAGACCATTCTTTCCATGAGCATCTTCGACGAGCGTGTCAACCTGAAGCCCTACGAGTACCCGCACCTGCTGGAGTTTAAGACGGCCATACGGCAGTCCTACTGGGTCCACGATGAGTTTAGCTTCGAAGGGGACGTGCAGGACTTCCGCGTCAACTGCACCGACGCCGAGCGCAGTGTCATTAAGAAAACGATGCTCGCGATTGCCCAGGTTGAGGTGGCGGTTAAGACCTTCTGGGCCGACATCTACGACCGCCTGCCGGTGCCGGAGGTCGGGGCCGTGGGGATGACCTTTGCCGAAAGCGAGGTGCGCCACCTGGATGCCTACTCGCACCTCTTGGAGCTGCTGGGCCTGAATGACGCGTTCGAGCGAATCGAGGAGATTCCGGCCCTCATCGACCGCGTCGAGTACCTGAACAGCGCCCTGGAGGGAACGGGCAGCCGCGACGAACGAGCCTTTGCCCACTCCATCCTGCTCTTCTCGATCTTCATCGAGCATGTCAGCCTCTTCAGCCAGTTTCTCATCATGCTCTCGTTCGACAAGCATGAGAAGCGGTTCAAGGGCGTGGCCAATGCCGTGGAGGCCACCTCGAAGGAGGAGCAGATCCACGGGCTCTTCGGCGTGGAGCTGATGAACATCATCCGCGAGGAGCACCCGGAGTGGTTCGGCCCGGCGTTCGAACAGGAGGTGCGGGCGGCCTGCGAGGAGGCATACGACGCCGAGCAGAAGGTGCTCGATTGGATCTTCGCGGACGGGGAACTCGACTTCCTCCCGCGGCCGGTCGTGGACGCGTTCCTGCGCGACAAGTTCAACGAGTCGCTGAAGAACGTGGACGTCGACCCGATCTTCGAGGTCGACCCCGAGCACCTCGGCGAGACCCGCTGGTTCTACGAGGAGGTCCTGCTCACGAAGGGCAACGACTTCTTCTCGAAGCGCTCGACCAGCTACTCGAAGATGACGCAGAGCGTGAGCGGAGACGATCTCTTCTAGGGCCCCGGTCCATCCCCGTCTGTCCCGCACGCGAACTGCCCCACGGGCTCGTCCTGTGGGGGCTCCTCGAAGGCGCTTCCCTTTTTCCAACCCGAACGACTCCATGTCCACCACGACCCGTTCCCGCTCCTCAACCTCCGCGGACTTCGGCTGGCTCAACGACGAGGCCCGCACCTTCCTCCGACGGGGGTATCTCCTGGAGGGCACCGGCCCGGAGGACCGCGTGCGAGAAATTGCCGAGCACGCCGAGGGCCTCCTCGAGATGGACGGCTTTGCCGACCGGTTCTACGAATACATGGCGCGCGGCTACTACTCGCTCGCATCGCCGGTCTGGGCGAACTTTGGGCTCGACCGCGGCCTGCCGATCTCCTGCTTCGGCTCCTACATCGACGACTCGATGGAGGCGATCCTCAACACCCACGCCGAGGTCGGCATGATGACCAAGGTGGGCGGGGGCACGAGCGGGTACTTCGGCGATGTCCGCCCGCGCGGCGCCTCCATCACGAACAACGGCACGTCGAACGGCACCTACCCGTTTGCCCAGCTCTTCGACAAAATCATTAACGTGGTGAGCCAGGGCGAGACGCGGCGCGGCCACTTCGCCGGGTACATCGACATTGAGCACCCCGACGTGGAGGAGTGGCTCAACATTCAGACCGAGGGCGACGCCATCCAGACGATGATGTACGGCGTTGTCGTGGGGGACGACTGGATGGAAGCGATGATCGATGGCGACTCGGACAAGCGGGCCCTCTGGGCAAAAGTGGTGGAGAGCCGAATGAACCTCGGCATTCCCTACATCCTCTTCCGCGGCAACGTGCAGGACGGGCGCCCGCAGGTCTACAAGGACAAGGGCTACGACGTCCACGCCAGCAACTTGTGCCTGACCGGCGACCAGCGCGTGGTCACAGACCGGGGCTACAAACGGGCCGAAGACCTCTGGGAAGAGGGCGGCGAGCTTACTCTCTTTGACGGAGAGGACGCGATTGGCTCAAGCCGCATGAAGCTACGGAAGACCAGCGCCGAGGTGTACAAAATCACGCTCGGAAACGGCGTAGAGCAAAAAGTAAGCGCTCGCCATGGCATGCCTGTGTATCAAGGCAAAAGCGAGTACAAGCGGACTGAAGCCCAGAACGTTGAGGTCGGTGACCGGATTGTGATCCAGAAGCAGAAGGGCCTCTTCGGCGACCGGCACTGCCCAGACGAGGCATTTATCCTCGGGATGTGGCAGTCCGACGGCACCCAGGCTGGCGACGAAAAGTTTATCGACATCTGGGAGAAGGACTTCGACCTTGCCGAGGAGATCCAGGAGAAGATGGACCGGATCTACAATCGGCATGGGTTCAACGAGTACGAGCTCACAAATCAGCATGGCGGTACGTTCACGCGCGACCGAGAAACGCCACAGCTGCGCGAGGTCGACGCCGGCCACTCGAACGACCGTAAGAAGCGTCTTCAGACCAGAGCTCTCACGAAGCTTGGCTTCGAGAAGGGCACGGTGCCAGAGTGGATTTACGAGGCTGACGAGGAGACTGTATGGGCGTACGTCCGCGGCCTTCTTGTCGCCGATGGCACGGCCCACGTCTCCTATAGCAAGGGCAATCCATTGCAGATTGCCTATGCGGACGTCGACCGGGACTTCCTGCAAGAGCTGCAGCTTCTTTTCAACAATCTGGGCCTAAGCGCTCAGATCCGTTCTCTTCGTGACGGCAATGAAGCGCTCCTCCCAGATGGAAACGGCGGAGAGAAGCTTTACGAGACGCAGAATTGCTACCGACTTATCGTCGGCAACAAAGCGGCGGCGCTGGAAATCGAGCGCAACACTGGCTTCCTCACCCGCAAGGACATTGAGCTCGAGGAGCGCTCCTACCGAGACAACACGAAGAAGGCTTATAAGGTGGTCGACATCGAGCACGTAGGCCAAGAAACGGTCTACTGCCCGACGACCCACACCGAAGAGTCTGTGTTTGTCTCCCAGGGCGCGCTGACGTTCAACTGCTCAGAGATCGCGCTGCCGAGCGGGCCGGACGAGAGCTTCGTGTGCTGCCTTTCCTCGATGAACGCCCTCCACTACGACGACTGGAAGGACACCGACGCGGTCGAGACGCTGACGCAGTTCCTCGACGCGGTGATGCAGGAGTTTATCGACGGGGCCAAGGGAATGGCGCACATGGACCGGGCCGTGCGCTTTGCGGAGCGCCACCGGGCGATCGGGATCGGCATCCTGGGCTGGCACTCCTACCTGCAGTCGAACAGGATCCCGTTCGAGTCGGCGGAGGCCAGCCTGACCGGGGCCGAGATCGCGAAAACGATCAAGGAGCGCTCCTACGCGGCGTCCGCCGAGCTCGCCGACCGCTTCGGCGAGCCGCCGGTCCTGGAGGGCTACGGGCGACGCAACGCCACCACGATGGCCGTGGCGCCGACCAAGTCCAGCAGCTTCATCCTCGGGCAGGTCAGCCCGTCCATCGAGCCGATCAAGAGCAACTACTTCGTGCAGGACCGGGCGAAGATGAAGGTCACGTACAAGAACCCCCACTTGCAGGCGCTCTTGCAGGAAAAGGGCCGCGACACCGACGCGGTGTGGGACGAGATCGCGCTGCGCGACGGGTCGGTGCAGCACCTCGACTTCCTGTCCGACGAGGAGAAGGATGTCTTCAAAACCTTCAGCGAGATCAGTCAGATGGCAATTATCGACCAGGCCGCCGGGCGGCAGAAGCACATCGACCAGTCGCAGTCCCTCAACCTGGCGATTGACCCGGGCTCCACGCCGGTCAAGGACATCAACCGGCTCTACGTCGAGGCCTGGAAGAAGGGCGTCAAGTCCCTCTACTACCAGCACGGCGTGAACGCGGCGCAGAGCTTCTCGCGCGACCTGCTGGCCTGCAAGGCGTGCGAGGCGTAGGGCCAGCAGATCTGAACTCCCTCTTTTGAGAAGCACACCCCTCCTCGATCATGGCCCCTTCCCCTTCGCCGGATTCGCGTCCCGCCGCCGTCCTCGACGAGGCAGCGGAGACGCGCATCGTCCACGCCGTGTTTCCCGGTGACACGAACCACTACCACACGCTCTTCGGCGGCACGGCCCTGGAATGGATGGACCAGGCCGCGTTCATCTGCGCGACGCGCTGGTGCCGGACGAAGGTCGTGACGGTCCGCACGAGCGAGATTGACTACAAGCATCCCGTCCCCGAGGGCACGATCGTCGAGCTCATCGCCCGGATCGCGGACACGGGCACGACGTCCCTCACCGTCCGCGTCGACATGTT is part of the Salinibacter ruber DSM 13855 genome and encodes:
- a CDS encoding ribonucleotide-diphosphate reductase subunit beta: MSIFDERVNLKPYEYPHLLEFKTAIRQSYWVHDEFSFEGDVQDFRVNCTDAERSVIKKTMLAIAQVEVAVKTFWADIYDRLPVPEVGAVGMTFAESEVRHLDAYSHLLELLGLNDAFERIEEIPALIDRVEYLNSALEGTGSRDERAFAHSILLFSIFIEHVSLFSQFLIMLSFDKHEKRFKGVANAVEATSKEEQIHGLFGVELMNIIREEHPEWFGPAFEQEVRAACEEAYDAEQKVLDWIFADGELDFLPRPVVDAFLRDKFNESLKNVDVDPIFEVDPEHLGETRWFYEEVLLTKGNDFFSKRSTSYSKMTQSVSGDDLF
- a CDS encoding ribonucleoside-diphosphate reductase subunit alpha; amino-acid sequence: MSTTTRSRSSTSADFGWLNDEARTFLRRGYLLEGTGPEDRVREIAEHAEGLLEMDGFADRFYEYMARGYYSLASPVWANFGLDRGLPISCFGSYIDDSMEAILNTHAEVGMMTKVGGGTSGYFGDVRPRGASITNNGTSNGTYPFAQLFDKIINVVSQGETRRGHFAGYIDIEHPDVEEWLNIQTEGDAIQTMMYGVVVGDDWMEAMIDGDSDKRALWAKVVESRMNLGIPYILFRGNVQDGRPQVYKDKGYDVHASNLCLTGDQRVVTDRGYKRAEDLWEEGGELTLFDGEDAIGSSRMKLRKTSAEVYKITLGNGVEQKVSARHGMPVYQGKSEYKRTEAQNVEVGDRIVIQKQKGLFGDRHCPDEAFILGMWQSDGTQAGDEKFIDIWEKDFDLAEEIQEKMDRIYNRHGFNEYELTNQHGGTFTRDRETPQLREVDAGHSNDRKKRLQTRALTKLGFEKGTVPEWIYEADEETVWAYVRGLLVADGTAHVSYSKGNPLQIAYADVDRDFLQELQLLFNNLGLSAQIRSLRDGNEALLPDGNGGEKLYETQNCYRLIVGNKAAALEIERNTGFLTRKDIELEERSYRDNTKKAYKVVDIEHVGQETVYCPTTHTEESVFVSQGALTFNCSEIALPSGPDESFVCCLSSMNALHYDDWKDTDAVETLTQFLDAVMQEFIDGAKGMAHMDRAVRFAERHRAIGIGILGWHSYLQSNRIPFESAEASLTGAEIAKTIKERSYAASAELADRFGEPPVLEGYGRRNATTMAVAPTKSSSFILGQVSPSIEPIKSNYFVQDRAKMKVTYKNPHLQALLQEKGRDTDAVWDEIALRDGSVQHLDFLSDEEKDVFKTFSEISQMAIIDQAAGRQKHIDQSQSLNLAIDPGSTPVKDINRLYVEAWKKGVKSLYYQHGVNAAQSFSRDLLACKACEA
- a CDS encoding acyl-CoA thioesterase; this encodes MAPSPSPDSRPAAVLDEAAETRIVHAVFPGDTNHYHTLFGGTALEWMDQAAFICATRWCRTKVVTVRTSEIDYKHPVPEGTIVELIARIADTGTTSLTVRVDMFIEPMDEHDRTLACTGQFTLVALDDQDNPTPVPGPASATQDEPQS